Proteins from a genomic interval of Phaseolus vulgaris cultivar G19833 unplaced genomic scaffold, P. vulgaris v2.0 scaffold_15, whole genome shotgun sequence:
- the LOC137817072 gene encoding polyadenylate-binding protein RBP47B'-like: MAAASQGYHQPSTIEEVRTLWIGDLQYWVDEAYLSHCFAHTGEVLSIKIIRNKMTGQPEGYGFVEFVSHASAERVLQTYNGMQMPGTEQTFRLNWASFGIGERRPDAGPEHSIFVGDLAPEVTDYLLQETFRAHYPSVRGAKVVTDPNTGRSKGYGFVKFSDESERNRAMTEMNGVYCSTRAMRISAATPKKTTASYAAPAPVPKPTYQMPAYTAPVQVQQPEYDANNTTVFVGSLDLNVSEEELKQNFLQFGEIVSVKIQAGKGCGFVQFGTRASAEEAIQKMQGKMIGQQVVRISWGRTLAARQDLPGGWGQQMDQSQWSAYYGYGQGYEAYAYGAAQDPSSYGYGAYAGYAQYPQQVEGVQDPTAMSVPTMEQREELYDPLAMPDVDKLNAAYLSVHGNAILGRSLWQKSCSSSSSSLQQN; encoded by the exons ATGGCGGCGGCGTCGCAGGGGTACCACCAGCCTTCGACAATCGAGGAAGTGAGAACCCTATGGATTGGGGATTTGCAGTATTGGGTGGACGAGGCGTACCTCAGCCACTGTTTCGCCCACACCGGCGAGGTCCTCTCCATCAAAATCATCCGCAACAAGATGACGGGGCAACCCGAGGGTTACGGTTTCGTCGAGTTTGTTTCCCACGCGTCAGCGGAGCGCGTGCTCCAGACCTACAACGGCATGCAAATGCCCGGCACCGAACAGACCTTCAGGCTGAATTGGGCCTCCTTCGGCATCGGCGAGCGCAGGCCCGATGCGGGCCCAGAGCACTCAATCTTTGTGGGCGATCTTGCGCCGGAGGTAACCGACTACCTTCTCCAAGAAACCTTCCGGGCCCATTACCCCTCCGTTCGCGGCGCCAAGGTCGTCACGGATCCCAACACGGGCCGCTCCAAGGGCTACGGCTTCGTCAAATTCTCCGACGAGAGCGAACGCAACCGCGCCATGACCGAGATGAACGGGGTTTATTGCTCCACCAGAGCCATGCGCATTAGCGCCGCCACGCCCAAGAAGACCACCGCTTCTTACGCCGCGCCCGCGCCTGTACCCAAACCGACGTACCAGATGCCGGCGTACACTGCGCCGGTTCAAGTTCAACAACCGGAGTATGATGCTAATAACACTACC GTTTTTGTTGGTAGTTTAGATCTTAATGTGTCTGAGGAGGAATTGAAGCAAAACTTTCTGCAATTTGGGGAAATTGTCTCTGTTAAAATTCAGGCTGGCAAGGGATGTGGCTTTGTTCAATTTGGGACTAG AGCATCTGCTGAGGAAGCTATTCAGAAAATGCAGGGAAAGATGATAGGCCAACAAGTGGTCAGGATTTCTTGGGGTAGGACTCTAGCAGCTAGACAG GACTTACCTGGTGGCTGGGGACAACAGATGGATCAAAGTCAATGGAGTGCCTACTATGGGTATGGACAGGGTTATGAAGCATATGCTTATGGGGCTGCTCAAGACCCTTCATCTTATGGATATGGTGCATATGCTGGCTATGCACAATATCCCCAACAG GTTGAAGGTGTGCAAGACCCAACGGCTATGTCTGTGCCTACCATGGAACAAAGGGAGGAATTGTATGATCCATTGGCAATGCCAGATGTTGACAA GTTAAATGCTGCATACCTCTCAG
- the LOC137817073 gene encoding 1-acyl-sn-glycerol-3-phosphate acyltransferase 3-like, translating to MAPVTIVILPIGILFILSGLIVNIIQAIFFLLLRPISKNCYRRVNKLLTESLWLQLIWLIDWWAGIKIELHTDSETFQLMGKENALVICNHRSDIDWLIGWVLAQRSGCLGSTVAIMKKEIKFLPVLGWSMWFAEYIFLERNWKKDETSLKSNFKHLEHMPLPFWLALFVEGTRFTQTKLLQAQEFAASKGLPIPRNVLIPRTKGFVTAVNNLRTFVPAIYDCTYAVPKSEASPTLLRIFKGISSSVKVQIKRQKMVELPETDDGIAQWCKDAFVAKDALLEKYNTTEIFSDQELQQIHRPKISVLVVVCWLCLLGFLLYEFFQLTSLLSSWVGILFTVLFLLLVTVIMEIFIHSSQSERSKSMVLPTQDPLKQNLLHQ from the exons ATGGCCCCAGTTACAATTGTTATTCTTCCTATAGGCATTCTTTTCATCCTTTCTGGCCTAATTGTAAATATAATTCAG GCTATCTTCTTTCTGCTTCTCCGTCCGATATCAAAGAATTGTTACAGAAGAGTAAACAAATTGCTCACAGAATCACTGTGGTTGCAGCTCATTTGGCTCATTGATTGGTGGGCTGGAATCAAG ATTGAACTACACACAGATTCAGAAACTTTTCAATTAATGG GCAAAGAAAATGCACTTGTCATCTGCAACCACAGAAGTGACATTGATTGGCTTATTGGATGGGTCTTGGCTCAG CGCTCTGGTTGCCTTGGTAGCACTGTAGCCATTATGAAGAAAGAAATCAAATTCCTTCCA GTTCTAGGTTGGTCTATGTGGTTTGCTGAATATATATTTCTAGAAAGAAACTGGAAAAAAGATGAAACATCACTAAAG TCAAATTTTAAGCATCTAGAGCACATGCCACTGCCTTTCTGGTTGGCCCTTTTTGTTGAAGGAACTCGTTTCACACAGACAAAGCTTTTACAAGCTCAAGAGTTTGCTGCTTCGAAAGGGTTGCCAATACCAAGAAATGTTTTGATTCCTCGTACTAAG GGTTTTGTCACAGCAGTTAACAACCTTCGGACGTTTGTTCCAGCCATTTATGATTGTACATATGCAGTTCCAAAAAGTGAAGCTTCACCTACTTTGTTGAGAATATTTAAAGGCATTTCTTCTTCG GTGAAGGTTCAAATTAAGCGTCAGAAAATGGTGGAACTTCCAGAAACAGACGATGGCATTGCACAATGGTGCAAAGACGCATTTGTTGCCAAG GATGCTTTGCTCGAGAAATATAACACTACAGAAATATTCAGTGACCAAGAACTTCAACAAATTCATCGCCCTAAAATATCTGTTTTG GTGGTGGTTTGTTGGTTATGTCTTCTAGGGTTTCTTCTCTACGAATTCTTCCAATTGACCTCACTCCTCTCCTCGTGGGTAGGCATCTTATTCACAGTGCTTTTCTTGCTCCTGGTAACAGTGATCATGGAAATCTTCATACATTCGTCTCAATCAGAGCGTTCCAAATCCATGGTTTTACCCACACAAGACCCCTTGAAGCAGAACCTTCTTCACCAATGA
- the LOC137817070 gene encoding xanthine dehydrogenase 1-like isoform X1 — translation MGSLKTEEKGEHDVNVSNEAIVYVNGVRRVLADGLAHLTLLEYLRDIGLTGTKLGCGEGGCGACTVMVSHYDRQLRKCSHYAINACLAPLYSVEGMHVTTVEGLGSCKRGLHPVQESLARTHGSQCGFCTPGFVMSMYALLRSSQTPPSEEQIEECLAGNLCRCTGYRPILDAFRVFAKTSNDLYTGVSSLSLEEGKSVCPSTGKPCSCNLNNVNDKCMGSDNIYEPTSYSEIDGTKYTEKELIFPPELLLRIPTSLNLTGFGGLMWYRPLTLQHVLDLKAKYDNAKLLVGNTEVGIEMRLKRMPYRVLISVMHVPELNVLDAKDDGIEIGAAVRLSDLMTLLKKVVNERAAHETLSCKAFIEQLKWFAGTQIRNAASVGGNICTASPISDLNPLWMAARAKFQIIDSKGHIRTVLAENFFLPGYRKVDLASGEILLSIFLPWNRTFEFVKEFKQSHRRDDDIAIVNAGFRVHLQEHTENWVVADASLFYGGVAPYSLAATQTKEFLIGKIWDQDLLQNALKVLQKDILLKDNAPGGMIEFRKSLTLSFFFKFFLWVSQQMDSIKEGIPLSHLSAVHSVHRPPITGSQDYEILKRGTSVGSPEVHLSARLQVTGEAEYADDTQMPPNGLHAALVLSRKPHARIISIDDSEAISSPGFVSLFLAKDIPGDNKIGPVVADEELFAVDHVTCVGQVIGIVVADTHENAKIAARKVHVNYEELPAILSIQDAINARSFHPNTEKCLSKGDVNHCFQSGLCDRIIEGEVNMGGQEHFYLEPHSSLIWTVDGGNEVHMISSTQAPQKHQKYVSHVLGLPMSKVVCKTKRIGGGFGGKETRSAFIAAAASVPSYLLNRPVKITLDRDVDMMITGQRHSFLGKYKVGFTNEGKVLAVDLEIYNNGGNSLDLSLAILERAMFHSDNVYEIPNMRIVGRVCFTNFPSHTAFRGFGGPQGMLITENWIQRIAVELKMSPEKIREINFQGEGSILHYGQKVQYSTLDPLWNELKLSCDFAKAREEVDQFNRHNRWRKRGIAMVPNKFGISFTTKLMNQAGALVQVYTDGTVLVTHGGVEMGQGLHTKVAQIAASAFNIPLSSVFISDTSTDKVPNASPTAASASSDMYGAAVLDACEQIMTRMKPITSQRNFNSFAELVCACYAERIDLSAHGFYITPDIGFDWVTAKGKPFRYFTYGAAFAEVEIDTLTGDFHTRMANVFLDLGYSLNPAIDVGQIEGAFVQGLGWVALEELKWGDAAHKWITPGCLYTTGPGAYKIPSVNDVPFKFNVSLLKGHPNVKAIHSSKAVGEPPFFLASSVLFAIKDAIIAARAEMGCYDWFPLDSPATPERIRMACLDELTTSFVNSDFHPKLSV, via the exons ATGGGATCGTTGAAAACGGAGGAAAAGGGAGAACACGATGTTAACGTCTCGAATGAGGCTATCGTGTATGTTAATGGAGTTCGTAGAGTGTTAGCTGATGGATTGGCTCATTTGACTCTTCTGGAGTATCTCAGAG ATATAGGTCTGACTGGGACTAAACTGGGATGTGGGGAAGGTGGTTGTGGAGCTTGCACAGTTATGGTTTCTCATTATGATAGACAATTGAGGAAATGCTC ACACTATGCTATCAATGCTTGCTTAGCTCCTCTATATTCTGTAGAAGGGATGCATGTGACTACAGTGGAGGGATTGGGAAGCTGCAAGCGTGGACTACACCCTGTCCAG GAATCCCTGGCTCGAACTCATGGTTCACAATGTGGATTTTGTACACCTGGTTTTGTCATGTCCATGTATGCATTATTGCGATCAAGTCAAACACCACCCAGTGAAGAACAAATAGAAGAATGTCTTGCAGGAAATTTATGTCGGTGTACTGGTTACAGACCCATTCTTGATGCATTCCGTGTCTTTGCAAAAACTAGCAATGACCTATATACCGGTGTTTCCTCATTGAGCCTTGAAGAAGGCAAGTCTGTTTGCCCATCAACAGGAAAACCTTGTTCGTGCAATTTAAACAACGTAAATGATAAATGTATGGGCAGTGATAATATATATGAACCTACTTCCTATAGTGAAATAGATGGGACCAAATACACAGAAAAGGAACTTATTTTTCCTCCTGAACTGTTGTTAAGAATACCAACCTCATTAAACTTGACTGGATTTGGTGGGCTAATGTGGTATCGACCTTTAACACTTCAACATGTATTGGATTTGAAAGCAAAATATGACAATGCAAAGTTACTAGTTGGTAATACTGAAGTAGGAATTGAGATGAGGCTAAAGAGAATGCCGTATCGGGTTCTTATTTCTGTAATGCATGTGCCAGAACTAAATGTTTTGGATGCAAAGGATGATGGCATAGAGATAGGTGCTGCAGTAAGACTATCTGATCTTATGACTCTTTTAAAAAAGGTTGTAAATGAGCGAGCTGCTCATGAAACTTTGTCTTGTAAGGCTTTTATTGAGCAATTGAAATGGTTTGCTGGAACACAGATAAGGAATGCTGCATCAGTTGGTGGGAATATATGTACTGCCAGTCCAATATCAGATCTGAATCCTCTATGGATGGCAGCTAGAgcaaaatttcaaattattgaTTCTAAAGGACACATAAGGACAGTCCTGGCAGAAAATTTCTTCCTCCCAGGTTATCGTAAAGTTGATTTGGCAAGTGGTGAAATCTTGCTGTCAATATTCCTGCCTTGGAATAGGACTTTTGAGTTTGTGAAAGAGTTTAAACAGTCTCACAGAAGGGATGATGATATTGCAATTGTAAATGCTGGTTTTCGTGTTCATCTTCAGGAACATACTGAAAACTGGGTGGTTGCTGATGCATCACTTTTTTATGGTGGGGTGGCTCCATATTCACTTGCAGCAACACAAACTAAGGAATTTCTAATAGGAAAGATTTGGGACCAAGATCTGTTGCAAAATGCATTGAAAGTCTTACAAAAGGATATATTACTCAAGGACAATGCTCCTGGTGGAATGATAGAGTTCCGGAAATCTTTGACTCTaagtttcttttttaaattttttctttgggtttctcaacAAATGGATAGCATCAAAGAGGGTATACCATTATCCCATCTATCTGCTGTGCACTCAGTCCATCGCCCACCAATCACTGGATCTCAGGACTATGAAATCTTGAAACGTGGGACTTCAGTGGGTTCTCCAGAGGTCCATTTATCTGCAAGACTTCAG GTTACAGGAGAGGCAGAATATGCTGATGAcacacaaatgcctccaaatgGTTTGCATGCTGCTTTAGTTTTGAGTAGAAAACCCCATGCCCGAATAATTAGTATTGATGATTCAGAGGCCATATCTTCACCTGGATTTGTGAGCTTATTTCTGGCCAAAGATATACCAGGTGATAATAAAATTGGACCAGTTGTTGCTGATGAGGAGCTTTTTGCTGTAGATCATGTCACTTGTGTGGGCCAG GTTATAGGAATAGTTGTGGCCGATACTCATGAAAATGCAAAGATTGCAGCAAGAAAAGTTCACGTTAACTATGAGGAGCTTCCAGCTATCCTTTCAATACAGGATGCTATCAATGCTAGAAGTTTTCATCCCAACACAGAAAAGTGTTTGAGTAAAGGTGATGTTAATCACTGTTTTCAATCAGGTCTATGTGATAGAATAATTGAAGGGGAAGTTAACATGGGAGGTCAGGAACACTTTTATCTGGAGCCACATAGCAGTTTGATATGGACAGTGGATGGAGGAAATGAAGTTCATATGATATCATCTACTCAA GCCCCTCAGAAGCACCAGAAATATGTTTCTCATGTTCTTGGCCTTCCCATGTCAAAGGTAGTTTGCAAAACAAAGCGAATTGGTGGTGGTTTTGGGGGGAAGGAGACAAGATCAGCCTTTATTGCTGCTGCAGCTTCAGTTCCATCCTATCTCTTGAATCGGCCAGTGAAAATCACTCTGGACCGAGATGTAGACATGATGATAACTGGGCAACGCCATAGTTTCCTAGGGAAGTACAAG GTTGGATTTACAAATGAAGGGAAAGTACTTGCAGTGGATCTTGAAATTTATAACAATGGTGGAAACTCACTGGATCTGTCACTTGCCATCCTTGAACGTGCTATGTTTCATTCAGACAATGTATATGAAATACCAAATATGAGAATAGTGGGGAGAGTTTGCTTCACTAATTTCCCTAGCCACACTGCTTTCCGTGGATTTGGTGGACCTCAAGGCATGCTGATTACTGAAAACTGGATTCAAAGGATTGCTGTGGAACTCAAGATGAGTCCAGAAAAGATAAGG GAAATTAACTTTCAAGGAGAAGGATCCATTCTGCATTATGGCCAGAAAGTTCAGTACAGCACACTAGACCCATTGTGGAATGAGCTTAAGTTATCTTGTGACTTTGCGAAGGCACGTGAAGAAGTTGACCAATTCAATAGGCATAATCGCTGGAGGAAGCGTGGCATTGCTATGGTTCCTAATAAGTTTGGTATATCCTTTACAACGAAGCTTATGAACCAG GCTGGTGCTCTGGTTCAAGTATATACGGATGGAACTGTTTTAGTTACCCATGGGGGTGTAGAAATGGGGCAAGGTTTGCATACCAAGGTTGCCCAAATTGCTGCTTCAGCTTTCAATATCCCTCTTAGTTCTGTTTTTATATCAGATACTAGTACTGACAAG GTCCCTAATGCTTCTCCAACAGCAGCTTCTGCAAGTTCTGATATGTATGGAGCAGCGGTTTTAGATGCATGTGAGCAGATAATGACGCGCATGAAACCTATTACTTCACAGCGTAACTTCAACTCATTTGCCGAG CTAGTTTGTGCGTGCTATGCAGAGCGAATAGATCTTTCTGCCCATGGATTTTATATTACGCCTGATATTGGTTTTGATTGGGTGACGGCTAAAGGAAAACCTTTTAGATATTTCACTTACGGGGCTGCATTTGCTGAGGTTGAAATTGACACTTTGACCGGAGATTTTCACACGAGAATGGCAAACGTATTTCTGGATCTAGGTTATTCTCTCAATCCAGCAATAGATGTTGGACAG ATCGAGGGAGCTTTTGTTCAAGGTTTGGGTTGGGTAGCTTTGGAAGAACTTAAATGGGGAGATGCAGCACATAAATGGATCACGCCTGGATGCCTTTACACAACTGGACCTGGAGCTTATAAAATTCCTTCTGTAAATGATGTTCCCTTCAAATTTAACGTCTCACTTCTGAAG GGTCATCCGAATGTTAAGGCCATCCATTCTTCCAAAGCTGTTGGTGAGCCTCCATTTTTTCTAGCATCATCTGTGTTATTTGCCATCAAGGATGCCATCATAGCTGCCAGAGCTGAAATGGGGTGTTATGActggtttcctcttgacagtCCAGCAACTCCTGAGAGAATTCGGATGGCTTGTTTAGATGAATTAACAACGTCCTTTGTTAACTCGGATTTCCACCCCAAACTTAGTGTGTGA
- the LOC137817070 gene encoding xanthine dehydrogenase 1-like isoform X2, producing the protein MHVTTVEGLGSCKRGLHPVQESLARTHGSQCGFCTPGFVMSMYALLRSSQTPPSEEQIEECLAGNLCRCTGYRPILDAFRVFAKTSNDLYTGVSSLSLEEGKSVCPSTGKPCSCNLNNVNDKCMGSDNIYEPTSYSEIDGTKYTEKELIFPPELLLRIPTSLNLTGFGGLMWYRPLTLQHVLDLKAKYDNAKLLVGNTEVGIEMRLKRMPYRVLISVMHVPELNVLDAKDDGIEIGAAVRLSDLMTLLKKVVNERAAHETLSCKAFIEQLKWFAGTQIRNAASVGGNICTASPISDLNPLWMAARAKFQIIDSKGHIRTVLAENFFLPGYRKVDLASGEILLSIFLPWNRTFEFVKEFKQSHRRDDDIAIVNAGFRVHLQEHTENWVVADASLFYGGVAPYSLAATQTKEFLIGKIWDQDLLQNALKVLQKDILLKDNAPGGMIEFRKSLTLSFFFKFFLWVSQQMDSIKEGIPLSHLSAVHSVHRPPITGSQDYEILKRGTSVGSPEVHLSARLQVTGEAEYADDTQMPPNGLHAALVLSRKPHARIISIDDSEAISSPGFVSLFLAKDIPGDNKIGPVVADEELFAVDHVTCVGQVIGIVVADTHENAKIAARKVHVNYEELPAILSIQDAINARSFHPNTEKCLSKGDVNHCFQSGLCDRIIEGEVNMGGQEHFYLEPHSSLIWTVDGGNEVHMISSTQAPQKHQKYVSHVLGLPMSKVVCKTKRIGGGFGGKETRSAFIAAAASVPSYLLNRPVKITLDRDVDMMITGQRHSFLGKYKVGFTNEGKVLAVDLEIYNNGGNSLDLSLAILERAMFHSDNVYEIPNMRIVGRVCFTNFPSHTAFRGFGGPQGMLITENWIQRIAVELKMSPEKIREINFQGEGSILHYGQKVQYSTLDPLWNELKLSCDFAKAREEVDQFNRHNRWRKRGIAMVPNKFGISFTTKLMNQAGALVQVYTDGTVLVTHGGVEMGQGLHTKVAQIAASAFNIPLSSVFISDTSTDKVPNASPTAASASSDMYGAAVLDACEQIMTRMKPITSQRNFNSFAELVCACYAERIDLSAHGFYITPDIGFDWVTAKGKPFRYFTYGAAFAEVEIDTLTGDFHTRMANVFLDLGYSLNPAIDVGQIEGAFVQGLGWVALEELKWGDAAHKWITPGCLYTTGPGAYKIPSVNDVPFKFNVSLLKGHPNVKAIHSSKAVGEPPFFLASSVLFAIKDAIIAARAEMGCYDWFPLDSPATPERIRMACLDELTTSFVNSDFHPKLSV; encoded by the exons ATGCATGTGACTACAGTGGAGGGATTGGGAAGCTGCAAGCGTGGACTACACCCTGTCCAG GAATCCCTGGCTCGAACTCATGGTTCACAATGTGGATTTTGTACACCTGGTTTTGTCATGTCCATGTATGCATTATTGCGATCAAGTCAAACACCACCCAGTGAAGAACAAATAGAAGAATGTCTTGCAGGAAATTTATGTCGGTGTACTGGTTACAGACCCATTCTTGATGCATTCCGTGTCTTTGCAAAAACTAGCAATGACCTATATACCGGTGTTTCCTCATTGAGCCTTGAAGAAGGCAAGTCTGTTTGCCCATCAACAGGAAAACCTTGTTCGTGCAATTTAAACAACGTAAATGATAAATGTATGGGCAGTGATAATATATATGAACCTACTTCCTATAGTGAAATAGATGGGACCAAATACACAGAAAAGGAACTTATTTTTCCTCCTGAACTGTTGTTAAGAATACCAACCTCATTAAACTTGACTGGATTTGGTGGGCTAATGTGGTATCGACCTTTAACACTTCAACATGTATTGGATTTGAAAGCAAAATATGACAATGCAAAGTTACTAGTTGGTAATACTGAAGTAGGAATTGAGATGAGGCTAAAGAGAATGCCGTATCGGGTTCTTATTTCTGTAATGCATGTGCCAGAACTAAATGTTTTGGATGCAAAGGATGATGGCATAGAGATAGGTGCTGCAGTAAGACTATCTGATCTTATGACTCTTTTAAAAAAGGTTGTAAATGAGCGAGCTGCTCATGAAACTTTGTCTTGTAAGGCTTTTATTGAGCAATTGAAATGGTTTGCTGGAACACAGATAAGGAATGCTGCATCAGTTGGTGGGAATATATGTACTGCCAGTCCAATATCAGATCTGAATCCTCTATGGATGGCAGCTAGAgcaaaatttcaaattattgaTTCTAAAGGACACATAAGGACAGTCCTGGCAGAAAATTTCTTCCTCCCAGGTTATCGTAAAGTTGATTTGGCAAGTGGTGAAATCTTGCTGTCAATATTCCTGCCTTGGAATAGGACTTTTGAGTTTGTGAAAGAGTTTAAACAGTCTCACAGAAGGGATGATGATATTGCAATTGTAAATGCTGGTTTTCGTGTTCATCTTCAGGAACATACTGAAAACTGGGTGGTTGCTGATGCATCACTTTTTTATGGTGGGGTGGCTCCATATTCACTTGCAGCAACACAAACTAAGGAATTTCTAATAGGAAAGATTTGGGACCAAGATCTGTTGCAAAATGCATTGAAAGTCTTACAAAAGGATATATTACTCAAGGACAATGCTCCTGGTGGAATGATAGAGTTCCGGAAATCTTTGACTCTaagtttcttttttaaattttttctttgggtttctcaacAAATGGATAGCATCAAAGAGGGTATACCATTATCCCATCTATCTGCTGTGCACTCAGTCCATCGCCCACCAATCACTGGATCTCAGGACTATGAAATCTTGAAACGTGGGACTTCAGTGGGTTCTCCAGAGGTCCATTTATCTGCAAGACTTCAG GTTACAGGAGAGGCAGAATATGCTGATGAcacacaaatgcctccaaatgGTTTGCATGCTGCTTTAGTTTTGAGTAGAAAACCCCATGCCCGAATAATTAGTATTGATGATTCAGAGGCCATATCTTCACCTGGATTTGTGAGCTTATTTCTGGCCAAAGATATACCAGGTGATAATAAAATTGGACCAGTTGTTGCTGATGAGGAGCTTTTTGCTGTAGATCATGTCACTTGTGTGGGCCAG GTTATAGGAATAGTTGTGGCCGATACTCATGAAAATGCAAAGATTGCAGCAAGAAAAGTTCACGTTAACTATGAGGAGCTTCCAGCTATCCTTTCAATACAGGATGCTATCAATGCTAGAAGTTTTCATCCCAACACAGAAAAGTGTTTGAGTAAAGGTGATGTTAATCACTGTTTTCAATCAGGTCTATGTGATAGAATAATTGAAGGGGAAGTTAACATGGGAGGTCAGGAACACTTTTATCTGGAGCCACATAGCAGTTTGATATGGACAGTGGATGGAGGAAATGAAGTTCATATGATATCATCTACTCAA GCCCCTCAGAAGCACCAGAAATATGTTTCTCATGTTCTTGGCCTTCCCATGTCAAAGGTAGTTTGCAAAACAAAGCGAATTGGTGGTGGTTTTGGGGGGAAGGAGACAAGATCAGCCTTTATTGCTGCTGCAGCTTCAGTTCCATCCTATCTCTTGAATCGGCCAGTGAAAATCACTCTGGACCGAGATGTAGACATGATGATAACTGGGCAACGCCATAGTTTCCTAGGGAAGTACAAG GTTGGATTTACAAATGAAGGGAAAGTACTTGCAGTGGATCTTGAAATTTATAACAATGGTGGAAACTCACTGGATCTGTCACTTGCCATCCTTGAACGTGCTATGTTTCATTCAGACAATGTATATGAAATACCAAATATGAGAATAGTGGGGAGAGTTTGCTTCACTAATTTCCCTAGCCACACTGCTTTCCGTGGATTTGGTGGACCTCAAGGCATGCTGATTACTGAAAACTGGATTCAAAGGATTGCTGTGGAACTCAAGATGAGTCCAGAAAAGATAAGG GAAATTAACTTTCAAGGAGAAGGATCCATTCTGCATTATGGCCAGAAAGTTCAGTACAGCACACTAGACCCATTGTGGAATGAGCTTAAGTTATCTTGTGACTTTGCGAAGGCACGTGAAGAAGTTGACCAATTCAATAGGCATAATCGCTGGAGGAAGCGTGGCATTGCTATGGTTCCTAATAAGTTTGGTATATCCTTTACAACGAAGCTTATGAACCAG GCTGGTGCTCTGGTTCAAGTATATACGGATGGAACTGTTTTAGTTACCCATGGGGGTGTAGAAATGGGGCAAGGTTTGCATACCAAGGTTGCCCAAATTGCTGCTTCAGCTTTCAATATCCCTCTTAGTTCTGTTTTTATATCAGATACTAGTACTGACAAG GTCCCTAATGCTTCTCCAACAGCAGCTTCTGCAAGTTCTGATATGTATGGAGCAGCGGTTTTAGATGCATGTGAGCAGATAATGACGCGCATGAAACCTATTACTTCACAGCGTAACTTCAACTCATTTGCCGAG CTAGTTTGTGCGTGCTATGCAGAGCGAATAGATCTTTCTGCCCATGGATTTTATATTACGCCTGATATTGGTTTTGATTGGGTGACGGCTAAAGGAAAACCTTTTAGATATTTCACTTACGGGGCTGCATTTGCTGAGGTTGAAATTGACACTTTGACCGGAGATTTTCACACGAGAATGGCAAACGTATTTCTGGATCTAGGTTATTCTCTCAATCCAGCAATAGATGTTGGACAG ATCGAGGGAGCTTTTGTTCAAGGTTTGGGTTGGGTAGCTTTGGAAGAACTTAAATGGGGAGATGCAGCACATAAATGGATCACGCCTGGATGCCTTTACACAACTGGACCTGGAGCTTATAAAATTCCTTCTGTAAATGATGTTCCCTTCAAATTTAACGTCTCACTTCTGAAG GGTCATCCGAATGTTAAGGCCATCCATTCTTCCAAAGCTGTTGGTGAGCCTCCATTTTTTCTAGCATCATCTGTGTTATTTGCCATCAAGGATGCCATCATAGCTGCCAGAGCTGAAATGGGGTGTTATGActggtttcctcttgacagtCCAGCAACTCCTGAGAGAATTCGGATGGCTTGTTTAGATGAATTAACAACGTCCTTTGTTAACTCGGATTTCCACCCCAAACTTAGTGTGTGA